Part of the Rhizobiales bacterium NRL2 genome is shown below.
GCCGCAGAAATCAGGGGGAAACGCAGTCGATGGAAAATCGTGACGAAAGGCTGATAGGCGTCGTTGGCGCGGGCGCCTGGGGCGCGGCGCTGGCGCAGTGCGCCGCCCAGGCGGGTCATCCGGTCGTGCTCTGGGGCCGCGATCCCGCGCGGATGGCCGCCATGGCGGAAAGCCGCCGCCATCCCCGTCTCGAGGGGATGCGTCTGGATCGCCGGGTCGAATGCGTCGCCGACAGGTCGGCGCTCGCGCCCGCCGCAGCTGTGGTGCTGGCTGTTCCCGCGCAGACGCTGCGCCCGGTGCTGGCGGCGCTCGCCGGGGTGCTGCGGCCGGATGCGCCCGCGGTCATCGCCGCCAAGGGGATCGAACGCGAGAGCGCGATGACGATGCCGGAGGTGGTTTCGGACCTCGATCCCCGCCGGCCGGTCGCGGTTCTCTCCGGGCCCACCTTCGCCGGCGAACTGGCGCGCGGCCTGCCGGCGGCGGCGACGCTCGCCTGCCGCGACATCGCGCTGGCGGAGGAACTGGCCGCGGTCTTTCACGGCGTCAATCTCAGGCTCTACGCCAGCGACGACGTCACGGGCGCGGCCCTGGGGGGGGCGGTGAAGAACGTGCTGGCGATCGCCGCCGGCGCCGTCATCGGCGCGGGGCTGGGCTCGAACGCCCGCGCCGGGGTGATCGCCCGCGGCCTCGCCGAGATGACGCGCCTGGGCGAGGCGATGGGCGCGCGCACCGACACGCTCGCCGGCCTGTCCGGCCTCGGCGATCTGGTGCTGAGCTGCACCGACAGCCAGTCCCGCAACTTCTCCTTCGGCCACGCCCTGGCGCGCGGCGAGACGCCGGACGGCCAGCTGGTCGAGGGCGCGTTGACCGTCGGTCCGCTGCTGGCCCGGGCGGCGCGCCACGGCGTCGACATGCCCATAGCCGAAGCCGTCGACGCGGTCGTCAATCATGGCGCGCCGCTGGACAGGGTGATCGCCCGCCTGCTCGCCCGCCCGGGCCGGCGGGAATCGGCTAGCGAATGACGATCCGGGGCCCGCTGGAGGTCTTTCCCAGGGCCGCGTCGATCTTCGCGGCCACCTTCTCCGCCACGGCGATGTAGGCCTTCGCGTACTCGCTGTCCGGAGCCGATGCGACGATGGGATTGCCGGCGTCGGAGGTCTCCCGGATGGTCATGTGCAGCGGGATCTCGCCAAGGAAATCGGTCCCCAGCTCCTGAGCCGTCGCGCGCGCGCCGCCATGGCCGAAGATCTCCGATCGCTCGCCGCAGCTCGGACACAGGAAGTAGCTCATGTTCTCGACGATGCCGAAGACCGGCACGTCCACCTTGCGGAACATGGCCAGTCCCTTGCGGGCGTCGATCAGCGCGATGTCCTGCGGCGTCGAGACGATCACTGCGCCGGTGAGCGGCACGCGCTGGGCCATGGTGAGCTGCGCGTCGCCGGTGCCCGGCGGCATGTCGACCACCAGCACGTCGAGCTCGCTCCAGTTGACCTCGCGCATCAGCTGTTCCAGCGCGCTCATCACCATCGGCCCGCGCCAGATCATCGGCGTGTCGCCTTCGATCAGGAAGCCGATGGACATGCATTCGATACCGTGCGCGCGCATCGGATCGATGGACTTGCCGTCGGGCGAGTTCGGTTTGCCCTCCAGCCCCATCAGGCGCGGCACCGACGGGCCGTAGATGTCGGCGTCCAGCAGGCCGACCTTGCGGCCGGTCTGCGCCAGCGCCACGGCCAGGTTGATCGCCGTCGTCGACTTGCCCACGCCGCCCTTGGCCGAGGCCACCGCGACGATCGACTTCACGCCGGGAATGTCGGCGCGCTGATTCGCGCGGGCCTGGCCGCCGGGCGGGCCCGCGGGCCGCTGCTGCGCCTGTCCGCCGGGGGATTCCCGGTGGGCGGTCAGCACGGCTGTCACCGATGTCACGCCCGGCAGGGCCTGCACGGCATCCTCGCAGGCCCGGCGGAGCGGCTCCTTGGCCGCGCCCTGCTTCGGATCGACCTCGACCGCGAAGCCCACATTGCTGCCCTTGATCACCAGGCCGGAGACCATGCCGGCCGACACCACGTCGCGGCCCAGGTCCGGGTCCACCACCTGCGCAAGCGCAGCCAGGACGTCCTTTTCCTCGATCTCAGCCATTTGATGAATACTCCACGTCCGCCCCCGATATGATTGCTCTTCAGCACGTCCGCCCGGCTGTGTTTGATCCGGGAGGGCCATCGTCATATAATGCGCAGTCGGGACGGTCGAAAGGCAGCGGGCGCCCGGCGTGCGCATTTCTCGTAGGATCGAAGGACACTTCATGCCCTGGAACAGTCAAGGCGGCGGATGGCAAGGCGGTAACGGGGGCGGCGGCGGACGCGGCCCCTGGGGACAGGGTCCCTCTGGCGGTGGCGGTCCGGGCGGACCGCAGGGGCCGGACTTCGAGGATCTGATCCGGCGCGGGCAGGATCGCTTCCGTAACCTGATGCCGGGCGGCGGCGGCAATCGCAGCGTCATCCTCATCGTGGCTGTGATCCTGATCGCCCTGTTCGCCGTCTGGCAGATGAGCTACCGGGTCTCGCCGTCGCAGCAGGGCATCGTGCTCCGCTTCGGCGAATATGTGCGCACCACCCAGCCGGGCCTGAATTTCAAGCTGCCGGCCCCGATCGAGACCGTGCTGCTGCCCGAGGTCACCAAGGTCCAGCAGACCGACATCGGCTTCCGCAGGCTCGGCCCCGACCGCAAGAGCGAGATCAAGGACGAGAGCCTGATGCTCACCGGCGACGAGAACATCGTCGACGTGGAGTTCGCGGTGCAATGGCGCATCGCCGACGCGGGCAAGTTCCTGTTCGAGATCGAGAATCCGCAGGCCACGCTTAAGGCCGTGGCGGAAAGCGCGATGCGGGAGATCGTCGGCCGTACGCCGATCCAGGCGGTGCTGACCACCGACAAGAGCCGTATCGAGCAGACGGTGCAGGAACTCGTCCAGCGCACGCTGGACGACTACAACGCCGGCATCAACATCCTCGAGGCGAAGCTGCAGAAGGTGGACCCGCCGGGCAACGTGATCGACGCCTTCCGCGACGTCCAGCGCGCCAAGGCCGACCGGGAGCGCAAGAAGAACGAGGCCGACGCCTACGCCAACTCGATCGTTCCGGTCGCCCGAGGCGAGGCCGCGAAGATGCTGGAGGAGGCCGAGGCCTACAAGCAGCAGACCATCGCGTTCGCTGAAGGCGAGGCGAGCCGCTTCCTGGCCATCGCCAGGGAATATGCGCAGAACACCGCCATCACCAGCCGCCGGCTCTATCTGGAAACGATGGAGGAGGTCATGAGCGGCATGGACAAGGTGATCATCAATCAGAAAGGCGGCTCGGGCGTGGTGCCCTATCTGCCGCTCAACGAACTGACCGGCAAGAACAGGAGCGGGGGC
Proteins encoded:
- a CDS encoding HflK protein: MPWNSQGGGWQGGNGGGGGRGPWGQGPSGGGGPGGPQGPDFEDLIRRGQDRFRNLMPGGGGNRSVILIVAVILIALFAVWQMSYRVSPSQQGIVLRFGEYVRTTQPGLNFKLPAPIETVLLPEVTKVQQTDIGFRRLGPDRKSEIKDESLMLTGDENIVDVEFAVQWRIADAGKFLFEIENPQATLKAVAESAMREIVGRTPIQAVLTTDKSRIEQTVQELVQRTLDDYNAGINILEAKLQKVDPPGNVIDAFRDVQRAKADRERKKNEADAYANSIVPVARGEAAKMLEEAEAYKQQTIAFAEGEASRFLAIAREYAQNTAITSRRLYLETMEEVMSGMDKVIINQKGGSGVVPYLPLNELTGKNRSGGNAQ